In Streptomyces nojiriensis, the sequence ACCGCTCGACGGGATCGCCACCAGTGCGGTGGGCCTGGTCTTCGCGCTGGCCGCGCACGCGAACGGCTGGCCGATGCCGCGCGGCGGCTCGCAGTCCGTGTCCGACGCCCTCGCCGGGTACCTGCGCGACCTCGGCGGGACCGTCCACACCGGCTTCGAGGTCAAGCGGCTCGACGACCTCCCGCCCGCCCGCACCTACGTCTTCGACACCTCGCCGACCGCGCTGGCCCGCATCGCCCGCCTGGGGCGCGCGTACGACGGCTACCGGTACGGCGCCTCCGTGTTCAAGCTCGACTACGCGCTGGACGGCCCGGTCCCGTGGACGGCCGAGGCGCCGCGCCGCGCCGGCACCGTCCAGATCGGCCCGCGCGCCCGCGACATCGACGCCGCCCTGCAGCTCGCCTCCGGCGGCCGGGCACCGCGCGCGCCCTTCCTCATCACCGCGCAGCCCAGCCTGGTCGACCCCGGCCGGGCGCCCGAGGGCAAGCACGTCTTCTGGGCGTACGGACACGTCCCGTCGGGCTGGGACGGCGATCTCACCGAGGCCGTCGAATCCCAACTGGAGCGCTTCGCGCCGGGCTTCCGCGACCTGGTGCTCGCCCGTGCCACGGCCGGCCCGCCCCAGCTCGCCGCCCGCAACCCCAACTACGTCGGCGGGGACATCGCCTGCGGGGCCGCCTCGGGCCTCCAGCTCCTGCTGCGTCCCAAGCTCTCCCTCACCCCGTACACGACGGCCCACCCGGCTGTCTTCCTCTGTTCATCGGCCACCCCGCCGGGCCCGGGCGTGCACGGCATGTCCGGGCACAACGCCGCCAAGGCGGTCTGGCGGCACCTGCGAAAGGGCTCCTGATGGTCCGTATCACCCTGGTCCGCGGTGACATCACCGCGGAGAAGGCCGACGCGATCGTCAACGCGGCGAACTCCTCGCTGCTCGGTGGCGGCGGGGTCGACGGCGCCATCCACCGACGCGGCGGGCCGGAGATCCTCGCGGCCTGCGAGGACCTGCGGCGTTCGCACTACGGCAAGGGGCTGGCGACGGGCCGGGCCGTCGCCACCACGGCCGGGCGGCTCGCCGCCGGGCACGTCATCCACACGGTGGGACCGGTCTGGTCGCGCGAGGAGGACCGGTCGGCGCTGCTGGCCTCCTGCTACAGCGAGTCGCTGCGGACCGCCGACGAGCTGGGGGCCCGTACGGTCGCCTTCCCGGCCATCTCCACCGGAATCTACGGCTGGCCGATGGACGACGGGGCGCGGATCGCGGTGGAGACGGTGCGCCGCGCACGTACCGAGGTGCAGGAAGTGCGGTTCGTGCTCTTCGACGAGGCCGCCTACGAGGCCTTCGAGACGGCGGTGTCGGCCTCCTCCTGAGTCCGCCGAGCCGCCAGCGGGTCCCGGGTCAGCGCCGTGAGCGCCCGGCGGCTCCGGGCGCGGGCCGCGGGTAGGTCCGGGACTGCTTGACGCTGCCGAACGCGAAGCTCGATTCGATCGAGGCGATCCCGGGGATGGCGTGGATCCGGTGGCGCACCAGGGATTCGTAGGCTTCCAGGTCCTCGATGACGATCCGGAGCAGGTAGTCGCTGCTGCCCGCCATCAGGTAGCAGTCCTGGATGTGCTCGATGACCGCGACGTGCTCCTCGAACAGCCGCACCGCCTCCGCCGTGTGGCGTTCCAGGCGGATCCGGACGAAGACGGTGACCGGGAGCCCGAAGGCGACCTGGTCGACCATGGCCGTGTAACCGCGGATCAGGCCCGCCTCCTCCAGCCGCCGTACCCGGCGCAGGCAGGGCGACGGGGACAGTCGGACGCGGTCGGCGAGGTCCTGGTTGGACAGGCGTCCGTCGGCCTGCAATTCCCTGATGATCTGCAGATCCACTGCGTCCACGGGCACTCCTTGGCAGATTCTGCCCCAAACGTATGTCCGAGCGGCAGAACTGGCAATCGGCTGCCCCGCCCCAGGCTCTAGCGTTGCCCAGGCACGGACCGGATCGGTCCGGGTCTCAGAGGCTGGAGCAATACCTTGGTCGCGACGCACACCACCCGGGCGACCCTGCCTCCCGATGCGGCGGGCCCGCGGGCCGGACACCCCGGCCGGCGCGGGCTCTCCCCACAGGCCGAGGGCATGCTGGCGCTGCTGGTCACCGTGTCGATCTGGGCGGCCTTCGCGCTCAGCGCCCGGGCCCTGAGCGGTTCCTCGCTGCTGCCCGCCGACGCGGCCCTGCTGCGCTTCGGTGTCCCCCTCGTCGTCCTGTTCCCCGCCCTGTGGCGGCGCCGGCGCGCCATCGCCGCGGTGCGGCCGGGGCCCGCCGTGAAGATCGTCTGCGGTGCCGGGGTGCCGTTCTTCCTGGCCGCGATGCACGGCGGCGCGCTGACCTCCGCCGCCTTCGTCGGCTCCATCGTCCCCGGCATGGTCCCGCTGTTCGTCTCCCTGATCATGATCCGCCGTGGCCACGGCGCCCCCCGGGGCACGCAGGCCGCCGGGCTCGCCCTGATCGCGGCCGGGGTGGCCGCCCTCGTCTGGCGCTACGTCGTGCCCGTCGACACCGACGTACTCCTCGGCGCCGGCACGCTCCTGGTGGCCAGCGGCCTCTGGGCCCTCTACACCGTGGGGCTGCGCGAGGTCGACCTCGACCCGATCGGGTCGATCGGGCTGCTGTGCCTGCCCTCCTTCGCGGTGATCGGCGTCCTGGTGCTGACCGGGGTGCTCCCCACCGGCATCGCGCACGCGGCGGGCCGCGACATCGCGCTGTTCCTCGTCGTGCAGGGGCTGGGGGTCGGCCTGTGCGCGGGCCTGCTGTACGCCTTCGCCATCCGCCGCCTCGGCGCCGAGCGCAGCGCCGTCTTCGGCAGCCTCAGCCCCGTCGCCGTGGTCCTGCTCGCCGTCCCGCTCCTCGGCGAGACGCCGACCTTCGCCGTGCTCGTCGGCGTCCCCCTCATCACCGCCGGCGTCGTCCTCGCCAACCGCCGCCCACGACCCAAGGTTCCCGCAGATGCTTGAGCTCCTCCCCACGCCGCCCACCGACCCGCTGTGGGACCTGACCTACGAGTTCGGCAGCGACGAGCGGCCCGAACGCCTCAACCTCGTCCTCGGCGTCTACCGGGACCAGACGGGCACCACCCCCGTCATGACCGCCGTGCGCGAGGCCGAGATCCGCCTGGCGGAGCGCTCGGACTCCAAGGAGTACCGGGGGCTCTCCGGCAACGCCGCCTTCAACCGCTCCCTGCTGGAACTGGTCCTCGGCCCGGCCGGGCCGACCGACCGGGCGGCGGCCGTCCAGACGGTCGCGGGCTCCGGCGCGCTGCGGCTGCTGGCCGACCTGATCTGCCGGACCCGCCCGGGCACCACGGTGTGGATCAGCGATCCGGCCTATGTCAACCACCGGCCCATCCTGGAGGCCGCCGGGCTGCGCGTGCGCACGTTCGGCTGGCGCGACGCCGAGGGCGGCTTCGACACGGCCGGTGTGCTGCGGGAACTGCAGGACGCGCAGCGGGACGACGTGGTCCTGCTCCAGGGCTGCTGCCACAACCCCACGGGCGTCGACCCGCTGCTGGACGACTGGGAGGCGCTCGCCGAGTCGGCCGCCCGCCGCGGCTGGGTGCCCTTCGTCGACCTCGCCTATCACGGGCTCGGCGACGGCCTGGAGGCCGACCTGCTGCCCACGCGCATGCTGGCGGCGCGGGTGCCGGAAATGCTGATCGCGGTCAGCTGCTCGAAGAACTTCGGCCTCTACAGCGACCGCGTCGGCTGCGCCATCGTGCTCGGCGCCTCGGGGCAGGCCGTCCGGCACGCCGAGACCGCCCTGCAGAACGCCGCCCGGACGCTCTACTCGATGCCGCCCGAGCACGGTGCGGCCGTCGTGACCACGATCCTGGAGGACGAGGGGCTGCGGGCCGCCTGGCGGGCGGAGCTGGAGGTCATGCGCGGCCGGATCATGGACAACCGGGCCGATCTGATCGCCCACCTCAGCGCGCTCGGCTGCGGGGACCAGGCGCGCTCGCTCGCCCGGCAGAAGGGCATGTTCTCGATGCTGCCGCTGTCCGCCCAGCAGATGCTCCGGCTGCGCAGGCAGTACGCCGTCTACGGCACGACCTCGGGGCGGATCAACATCGCGGGCATCCCGGCGCACCGGATCCCCTGCCTCGCCCGGGGCATCGCGGGCGTCCTCGGCACGGCCGACGCGCCCCGTGCCATCCCGACGCTTCCTCGCCGGCAGCAGTCCGGAGCGGCCGCCGCCGTTCAGGCGTAAGGGAGCGGCGCCGAGTCCTCCGGCCGAAGACATGACAGTCCCCGGCAGTCCGTCGTTTCCATGAGCCATCCGCCGTCGCCGATGGCTCCCCTGGTCGACGGGTGCTGCCGGGGGCCTGGCCAGAGCCTGGACAAGGGTCACGCGGGCCTGAGGACGTCTCCAGAGGGAGGTGCGGCTCTTTCCGGTATTCCGGTGTATTGATGAGTTTCCTCCCAATTCGTACCCAGTCAAGGCTTTGTTCGGACGTAGTCTGTAAAGAAATCCGCGTCGCGCTCGGCACGAGCCCGACGGAAGGTGCTGCCATGACCACATGGCCGGTTTCACGAGCGGCCCGAGGGCCCGGCGCCACGGTCTGGGCGCCCGAAACAGTCACCGCAGACCCGTACAACGCCCAGACCCCCTCGGCCGCGCTGGCCGAGCCGGTCACCCCCGTCGGGGCCTTCTTCGTACGCGACCACTTCGGCATTCCCCGGACCCCGCCCGGCCGCTGGCGGCTGCGGATCGGCGGCGCCGCGGCAGCCGCCCCCTTCGCCCTCGGCTACGAAGAGCTGCTCGCGATGGAGCACCGGGAACTCGACGTCGTCGTGGAGTGCGCGGGCAACGGCCGCAGCCTGATGACACCCCGCCCGCCCGGCCTGCCGTGGGGCCAGCAGGCGGTGGGCTGCGCGCACTTCGCCGGAGTGCCCTTCCGCCTCCTCGCCGAGCGGGCCCTGATCGGACCCTCGGCCGTGGAAGTGGTCTTCACCGGGGCCGACTCCGGCCCGGTGCGCGGCCACCGGGCGGCCTTCGAGCGCAGCCTCCCGCTCGCCGCGGCCCTCCACCCGGACACCCTCCTCGTCACCCGCATGAACGGAGAGCCGCTCGCCCCCGAGCACGGGGCGCCGGTCCGCCTGGTGGTCCCCGGCCGCTACGCGGTCGCCGACGTGAAGTGGCTGGTCGGGATCCGGGCCGTGACCCGCCCGTTCACCGGTGTCTTCCAGAGCGAGGAGTACCTCTACGAGGCCTCCCGCGGCACCCCCGAAGGCCCGGTGACCAGCGTCCGGGTCAAGTCGCTCATCACCGAGCCCGAACCGGACACGGCCGTGCGCCGGGACCACGAGACCCTCGTCCGCGGCCGCGCCTGGTCGGGTGACGGGGTGCCGCTGCGCAGCGTCGAGGTGCGCGCCGAGTACGAGGACGACGACCGCCACCGCGAGCGCGGCTGGCACGAGGCCCTCCTCGAAGCGCCCGCAGGCCCCTACGGCTGGAGCGGCTGGTCGTTCCGGTGGACGCCGCGGCGGCCCGGACCGTACCGGCTGGTCTCCCGCGCCACCGACGCCCACGGCGGCACGCAGCCGCCGCAGGCCCCGTGGAACGCCCGCGGCTACGGCTGCAACCCCGTGGCCTGCGTCGACGTGGTGGTCGTATGAGTGACGCGGGTGCTGCGCACGAGGAGGTCCGGGTGTTCCGCCCCCCCCGGTCGGGGCCGGCCGACACAGAGCCCCGCGCCCACGCCTCGGATAGGGTGAATCGGTAGGAATCAGGCCCCCCGGGGTGAGGTCGGTGCGTTGGACACTTACCAGGCGACGAGCGAGGTGCCGGACCCGCCGCCCGCGGCTGTCGGGTACGCGGGCGTGCTCAGCGAGCTGCTGCCGATCGCCCTGTGGCGGGAGGACGCCGACGGGCGCATCGTGGAATGGTCGCTGGCCGCCCAGGACCTGCTCGGGCACCGCCCCGAGGACATCATCGGCCTCCCCGGCAGCGCCGTGCTCGTCCCCGAGGCCAACCACGAGCTCGCCGACCAGCTGACCCGCCGCGTCCAGTCCGGCGAGACCGTCGTCGGCACCCTGCCCGTGCGCCACCGCGACGGCCACCGCGTCCCGATGGAGATGTGGATCGTCCCCGCCGCCGACCCGCAGGGCCGGACGGGGGCCCTGCTCATCGCCGTGGAGACCTCCGAGGTGCTCCACATGCGGGACTCCCTCGCCGCCCTGCAGAGCCTGTTCACCCAGTCGCCCATCGGCCTCGCCACCCTCGGCACCGACCTGCGGTTCCTCCGCGTCAACGACGCCCTGGCCCGGATGAACGGCGTCTCCGCCGCCGAGCACCTCGGCAAGCGGCTCACCGAGGTGGTCCCCGGCGTCAACGCCGACGCGCTGGAGGCCACCATGCGGCAGGTCCTCGACCGGGGCACCGCCGTCGTCGACGTCCGCCGCACCGGGCGGACCCCCGCCGACCCGGAGCACGACCGGACCTGGTCCTGCTCGTACGCCCCGCTGCTGGACGGCTCCGGCCGGGCCCTCGGCGTGATCGCCTCGCTCATCGACATCACCGAGGGCCAGCGGGCCCAAGCCGACGCCGAACGGGCCCGGCACCGGTTCGCCCTGCTCGCCGAGGCGGGCACCCGCATCGGCACCACCCTGGACCTCCACCAGACCGCCCAGGAGATCGTGGACGTGCTGGTCCCGCAGCTCGCGGACTCGGCCGACGTACAGCTGCTCGAAGCGGTCCTGCTCCCCGACGAGGGACCGGTCCCCGCGGCCTCCACCCGCGGTGTCCTGCGCCGACTGGCCGCCCACTTCCCCGACCCGACCGCCCCCACCGCGAAACTCGCCCCCGGACAGACCTTCCAGGTCCCCACGGGCACCAGCTACGAGCGGGTCATCGCCGAGGGACGGCCCATGAACCTCTACCTCGCCGACATCCCGGCACTGATCACCTCCCCGCGCGCCGAGGCACTGCGCACCTACCTCGCCACCCTGGGCTCGGCCCGCCTGGTCCCGCTGGTCGCCCGCGGCACCGTGCTCGGCGCCGTCGCCGTCACCCGCACGCGCGAGCGGGAACCCTTCGACGAGCAGGACTGCATCCTCGTCGACGATCTGGTCGCCCGCGCGGCCCTCAACATCGACAACGCCCGGATGTACACCCTCCAGCGCCAGGCGGCCCTGACCCTCCAGCGCAGCCTCACCAACAGCGCGCTGCCCGAGGTCCCGGGCCTCGAACTCACCGGGCGCTACCTGCCCGCCAGCGACCACGACGTCGGCGGGGACTGGTACGACGTCATCCCGCTGCCCGGCGGCCGGACCGGGCTGGTCATCGGGGACGTCATGGGCCACGGGATCCACGCCGCCGCCGTCATGGGCCAGCTGCGCACGGCGGTACGCACCCTCGCGCGCCACGACGTGCCGCCGGCCCGGCTGCTGCGCTCGCTCGACGCCGTCGTGGCCGACCTGGGCGAGGACGAGATGGCCACCTGCGTGTACGCCGTCCACGACGCGTCCTCCGGCGTCTGCGTGATCGCCCGGGCCGGCCACCCGCCGCCCGCCGTCGTCACCCCCGACGGAGCCGTCACCTTCCTCGACGGCCCGCCCGGTACCCCGCTGGGCACGGGCGGGCGGGACTTCCGCACCGAGGAGGTGCGGCTGCCGCCCGGGAGCCTGCTCGTGCTCTACACCGACGGCCTCATCGAGGCCCGCGACCGGGACCTCGACCAGGGCATGGCCCAGCTGGCGGGGGCCCTGCGCCGGGTGGAGCAGCCCCTCGAGGACCTGTGCGAGGGGATCCTGCGGCTGCTGCTGCCGTACGCCCAGCAGGACGACGTCGCCGTGCTGCTCGCCCGCACCCGGGCGGTGTGACCCCGGGTCCCGGGTGCCGGGGCCCGCGGGTCGGACCACCCGGTCACCAGGCCAGGTCCTCCAGCGCGTCCAGGTCCAGCGGGTCCGTCAGCTGCGGCTCCGGACCCCCGGTCAGCGGCAGCTCGGCCCAGATGACCTTGCCGCGCTCGGTGTACCGGGTGCCCCACCGGGCGGCGTACTGGGCGACGAGGAACAGCCCGCGCCCGCCCTCGTCGGTGGTCGTCGCGTACCGCAGGTGCGGTGAGGTGCTACTGCCGTCGGAGACCTCGCAGACGAGGGCGCGGTCGCGCAGCAGCCGCACCCGCACGGGCGCGCTCCCGTACCGGATGGCATTGGTGATCAGCTCGCTGAGGATCAGCTCGGCGGGGAAGGAGAGCTCGTCCAGCCCCCAGGCGGAGAGCTGCGCCGCGCCCGCGTTGCGCACGCGCGAGACGGCCGAGGCCTCGCCCGGCACCTCCCACTCGGCGATCCGGTCGGCCTCCAGCCGCCGGGTGTCGGCGACCAGCAGGACGATGTCGTCGCTCGGCACCGGGAACAGCATCGTGGCGAGCACGTCCGAGCAGGCCTGGTCGGCGCTGCGGCCGGGCCGCGCCAGCGCCTCGCCGAGCAGCCGCAGTCCGGTGTCGAAGTCCCGGTCGCGGTCCTCCACCAGACCGTCGGTGAACAGCACCAGCCGGCTGCCCTCGGGGAGCGTGAACTCTGCGGCCTCGAACGGCATCCCGCCGACGCCCAGGGGCAGACCGGGCGGCAGCTCGGGGAATTCCACCGCCCCTCCGGGGCGGATCAGCGCCGGCCCGGGATGGCCGGCGCTGGCCATCACGCACCGCCCGGAGACCGGGTCGTAGACCGTGTAGAGACAGGTGGCGCCGG encodes:
- a CDS encoding aromatic amino acid transaminase: MLELLPTPPTDPLWDLTYEFGSDERPERLNLVLGVYRDQTGTTPVMTAVREAEIRLAERSDSKEYRGLSGNAAFNRSLLELVLGPAGPTDRAAAVQTVAGSGALRLLADLICRTRPGTTVWISDPAYVNHRPILEAAGLRVRTFGWRDAEGGFDTAGVLRELQDAQRDDVVLLQGCCHNPTGVDPLLDDWEALAESAARRGWVPFVDLAYHGLGDGLEADLLPTRMLAARVPEMLIAVSCSKNFGLYSDRVGCAIVLGASGQAVRHAETALQNAARTLYSMPPEHGAAVVTTILEDEGLRAAWRAELEVMRGRIMDNRADLIAHLSALGCGDQARSLARQKGMFSMLPLSAQQMLRLRRQYAVYGTTSGRINIAGIPAHRIPCLARGIAGVLGTADAPRAIPTLPRRQQSGAAAAVQA
- a CDS encoding DMT family transporter, coding for MVATHTTRATLPPDAAGPRAGHPGRRGLSPQAEGMLALLVTVSIWAAFALSARALSGSSLLPADAALLRFGVPLVVLFPALWRRRRAIAAVRPGPAVKIVCGAGVPFFLAAMHGGALTSAAFVGSIVPGMVPLFVSLIMIRRGHGAPRGTQAAGLALIAAGVAALVWRYVVPVDTDVLLGAGTLLVASGLWALYTVGLREVDLDPIGSIGLLCLPSFAVIGVLVLTGVLPTGIAHAAGRDIALFLVVQGLGVGLCAGLLYAFAIRRLGAERSAVFGSLSPVAVVLLAVPLLGETPTFAVLVGVPLITAGVVLANRRPRPKVPADA
- a CDS encoding SpoIIE family protein phosphatase, with product MDTYQATSEVPDPPPAAVGYAGVLSELLPIALWREDADGRIVEWSLAAQDLLGHRPEDIIGLPGSAVLVPEANHELADQLTRRVQSGETVVGTLPVRHRDGHRVPMEMWIVPAADPQGRTGALLIAVETSEVLHMRDSLAALQSLFTQSPIGLATLGTDLRFLRVNDALARMNGVSAAEHLGKRLTEVVPGVNADALEATMRQVLDRGTAVVDVRRTGRTPADPEHDRTWSCSYAPLLDGSGRALGVIASLIDITEGQRAQADAERARHRFALLAEAGTRIGTTLDLHQTAQEIVDVLVPQLADSADVQLLEAVLLPDEGPVPAASTRGVLRRLAAHFPDPTAPTAKLAPGQTFQVPTGTSYERVIAEGRPMNLYLADIPALITSPRAEALRTYLATLGSARLVPLVARGTVLGAVAVTRTREREPFDEQDCILVDDLVARAALNIDNARMYTLQRQAALTLQRSLTNSALPEVPGLELTGRYLPASDHDVGGDWYDVIPLPGGRTGLVIGDVMGHGIHAAAVMGQLRTAVRTLARHDVPPARLLRSLDAVVADLGEDEMATCVYAVHDASSGVCVIARAGHPPPAVVTPDGAVTFLDGPPGTPLGTGGRDFRTEEVRLPPGSLLVLYTDGLIEARDRDLDQGMAQLAGALRRVEQPLEDLCEGILRLLLPYAQQDDVAVLLARTRAV
- a CDS encoding phytoene desaturase family protein, translating into MPSILDVVVVGAGPNGLTAAVELARRGFSVAVFEAADTVGGGARTEELTLPGFRHDPCSAVHPLGAGSPVFATMPLKRYGLEWLHAPLPMAHPFDDGTAAVLSRSVAETAASLGPRDAGAYRRLVGPFLGKWDTLARDFMSLPSTALPRDPLTLARFGLTGLPPSTWLLSRFRDERARALFAGLVAHVIAPLDGIATSAVGLVFALAAHANGWPMPRGGSQSVSDALAGYLRDLGGTVHTGFEVKRLDDLPPARTYVFDTSPTALARIARLGRAYDGYRYGASVFKLDYALDGPVPWTAEAPRRAGTVQIGPRARDIDAALQLASGGRAPRAPFLITAQPSLVDPGRAPEGKHVFWAYGHVPSGWDGDLTEAVESQLERFAPGFRDLVLARATAGPPQLAARNPNYVGGDIACGAASGLQLLLRPKLSLTPYTTAHPAVFLCSSATPPGPGVHGMSGHNAAKAVWRHLRKGS
- a CDS encoding Lrp/AsnC family transcriptional regulator, which codes for MDAVDLQIIRELQADGRLSNQDLADRVRLSPSPCLRRVRRLEEAGLIRGYTAMVDQVAFGLPVTVFVRIRLERHTAEAVRLFEEHVAVIEHIQDCYLMAGSSDYLLRIVIEDLEAYESLVRHRIHAIPGIASIESSFAFGSVKQSRTYPRPAPGAAGRSRR
- a CDS encoding molybdopterin-dependent oxidoreductase gives rise to the protein MTTWPVSRAARGPGATVWAPETVTADPYNAQTPSAALAEPVTPVGAFFVRDHFGIPRTPPGRWRLRIGGAAAAAPFALGYEELLAMEHRELDVVVECAGNGRSLMTPRPPGLPWGQQAVGCAHFAGVPFRLLAERALIGPSAVEVVFTGADSGPVRGHRAAFERSLPLAAALHPDTLLVTRMNGEPLAPEHGAPVRLVVPGRYAVADVKWLVGIRAVTRPFTGVFQSEEYLYEASRGTPEGPVTSVRVKSLITEPEPDTAVRRDHETLVRGRAWSGDGVPLRSVEVRAEYEDDDRHRERGWHEALLEAPAGPYGWSGWSFRWTPRRPGPYRLVSRATDAHGGTQPPQAPWNARGYGCNPVACVDVVVV
- a CDS encoding O-acetyl-ADP-ribose deacetylase; translated protein: MVRITLVRGDITAEKADAIVNAANSSLLGGGGVDGAIHRRGGPEILAACEDLRRSHYGKGLATGRAVATTAGRLAAGHVIHTVGPVWSREEDRSALLASCYSESLRTADELGARTVAFPAISTGIYGWPMDDGARIAVETVRRARTEVQEVRFVLFDEAAYEAFETAVSASS